One window of Cohnella hashimotonis genomic DNA carries:
- a CDS encoding aminoacyl-histidine dipeptidase translates to MSGENVQSRLYGGECPVIPYFEALSAIPRSSGHEQAASDYVAAFARARGYEAVQDASWNLVIRKPASQGYEQAPPVIVQGHLDMVGEKNEGVAHDFLKDPIRLRLDGDFMTAEGTTLGGDNGLGVAYAMALLDSREAEHPALEIVLTTEEETSMKGARKLDTGLLRGRMLINLDSDREGILYVSSAGGARAYHTVPVARTVASDAGRPARLRVSGLVGGHSGDDIVHERANACELLGRVLDGLRKRLPYGIADVRGGLASNAIPREAEAALYVPAEQWAEAEVTVREWEAHFKAEYAVSDPGVSVSLEAVAYGTVAAEGKAQVFSEASKSMLVDSLLLIPNGVLRMDKAIPGLPRTSTNVGIVKMTAEGVRFESLLRSSLRSELDAAMSRMEALARVIGCVFEAGDYYPGWPYRMASRLREVFLDVYEREYGKPMEVKAVHAGIECGILADRIPDLDAVSYGPDLFDIHTPEERFRISSVERTWHYLLKVLRALKESTV, encoded by the coding sequence TTGAGCGGCGAGAACGTGCAATCCAGACTTTACGGGGGCGAGTGTCCCGTTATCCCATACTTCGAGGCGTTGTCCGCCATACCGCGGAGCTCCGGCCACGAACAGGCTGCGAGCGACTATGTGGCAGCCTTTGCAAGGGCGCGGGGCTACGAAGCCGTGCAGGACGCCTCATGGAATCTGGTCATTCGCAAGCCTGCCTCTCAGGGCTACGAGCAAGCGCCGCCGGTCATCGTACAAGGCCATCTGGATATGGTCGGCGAAAAAAACGAGGGCGTCGCGCACGACTTTCTCAAGGATCCGATCCGGCTGAGGCTGGACGGCGACTTCATGACGGCCGAAGGCACCACGCTTGGCGGGGACAATGGTCTGGGCGTGGCCTACGCGATGGCGCTGCTCGACTCTCGCGAAGCCGAGCATCCCGCGCTCGAGATCGTGCTCACGACGGAGGAAGAGACGTCGATGAAAGGCGCGCGGAAGCTGGATACCGGTCTGCTGCGCGGTCGTATGCTGATCAACCTGGATTCCGACAGGGAAGGCATCCTTTACGTCAGCAGCGCCGGTGGCGCGCGGGCCTATCATACGGTGCCGGTCGCCCGGACGGTGGCGAGCGACGCGGGACGCCCGGCGCGGCTGCGCGTATCGGGACTCGTGGGCGGCCATTCGGGCGACGATATCGTGCACGAACGCGCCAACGCTTGCGAGCTGCTCGGACGGGTGCTGGACGGCTTGCGCAAGCGGCTGCCCTACGGCATTGCGGATGTGCGGGGCGGCTTGGCGTCCAATGCGATTCCGCGGGAAGCCGAAGCAGCCTTGTATGTGCCGGCGGAACAGTGGGCAGAGGCCGAAGTGACCGTGCGGGAGTGGGAGGCGCATTTCAAGGCGGAGTATGCGGTCTCCGACCCGGGCGTGAGCGTCTCCCTCGAAGCGGTCGCTTACGGCACCGTTGCGGCCGAAGGCAAGGCGCAGGTTTTTTCCGAAGCGTCCAAAAGCATGCTCGTCGATTCGCTGCTGCTTATCCCGAACGGCGTCCTCCGGATGGACAAGGCGATCCCGGGATTGCCGCGCACGTCGACCAACGTCGGAATCGTGAAAATGACGGCCGAAGGCGTGCGGTTCGAAAGTCTGTTGCGGAGCTCGCTCAGATCGGAGCTCGACGCGGCCATGAGCAGGATGGAGGCGCTCGCCCGCGTGATAGGCTGTGTTTTCGAGGCGGGCGATTATTATCCCGGCTGGCCTTATCGGATGGCGTCCCGGCTGCGCGAGGTATTTCTGGATGTCTATGAGCGCGAATACGGCAAACCGATGGAGGTCAAGGCCGTGCATGCCGGCATCGAATGCGGCATTCTCGCGGACCGGATACCCGATCTGGATGCCGTATCGTACGGACCGGATCTATTCGACATCCACACTCCCGAAGAGCGGTTCCGCATCTCCTCCGTCGAGCGGACCTGGCATTATTTGCTGAAGGTGCTGCGGGCGCTCAAGGAGTCGACCGTCTGA
- a CDS encoding nucleoside recognition domain-containing protein, which produces MTDFILSRKGGGLFVRRGLRLAAATAAGACVLLVGLLALLMPGVALEASLKGLSVWWEVLFPALFPFFVLSEVLLGFGIVHLAATLLDPLMRPLFRIPGAGGFVLALSFGAGYPIGARLTSQLMEQNLLSRGEGERLVAMTTTSDPIFLIGAVCLGFFGRLDIVPVLAAAHYGGAMLLGLLLRWRKDVPEPEPALEERSRKVPKTPPSADGYPPQPSKLGLGRIKQAILAMHRARMADGRPFGIVLNQAVKSSLALMIVVGGLVVCFSATLQLLLHSGLLLPLKHAIVLVLRMFGLEPGLAGAFVQGAFEVTLGNAAAAAGAAPDGIPAALIDRVAAAAFVLSWAGLSVHAQVAGLMGRTGWRYGPFARSRLLHAGMSVALVYLLWPWLYGG; this is translated from the coding sequence GTGACCGACTTCATCTTGTCGAGAAAAGGCGGCGGCTTGTTCGTCCGTAGAGGGCTGCGACTGGCGGCGGCGACCGCGGCGGGCGCCTGCGTCCTGCTCGTCGGGCTGCTCGCGCTGCTCATGCCCGGCGTCGCGCTCGAAGCTTCGCTCAAGGGCTTGTCCGTTTGGTGGGAAGTGCTGTTTCCCGCTTTGTTCCCCTTCTTCGTCCTGTCCGAAGTACTGCTCGGCTTCGGCATCGTCCATCTGGCCGCCACGCTGCTCGATCCGCTCATGCGTCCGCTGTTCCGCATCCCGGGAGCCGGCGGCTTCGTGCTGGCGCTGAGCTTCGGTGCCGGCTACCCGATCGGCGCGCGTCTGACCTCTCAGCTCATGGAGCAAAACCTGCTCAGCCGCGGCGAAGGCGAGCGACTGGTGGCGATGACGACGACCAGCGACCCGATTTTCCTCATCGGCGCGGTCTGTCTGGGATTTTTCGGACGACTCGACATTGTGCCGGTGCTGGCCGCGGCGCACTACGGCGGAGCGATGCTGCTCGGACTGCTGCTGCGGTGGCGCAAGGACGTGCCCGAGCCTGAGCCGGCGCTGGAGGAACGGTCGCGGAAGGTTCCGAAAACGCCTCCTTCCGCCGACGGCTACCCGCCGCAGCCTTCAAAGCTCGGACTAGGCAGAATCAAGCAGGCGATCCTGGCGATGCACCGGGCGCGAATGGCGGACGGACGGCCGTTCGGCATCGTGCTCAACCAGGCCGTAAAGTCCTCGCTTGCCCTCATGATCGTCGTCGGCGGACTGGTCGTCTGCTTTTCGGCTACGCTCCAGCTGCTCCTGCACAGCGGATTGCTGCTGCCGTTGAAGCACGCCATCGTCCTGGTGTTGCGAATGTTCGGGCTCGAGCCCGGCCTCGCCGGCGCCTTCGTGCAGGGCGCGTTCGAGGTGACGCTGGGCAATGCAGCGGCGGCAGCCGGCGCTGCGCCGGACGGCATCCCCGCCGCCTTGATCGACCGCGTTGCCGCCGCCGCGTTTGTCCTCTCCTGGGCCGGCCTGTCCGTACACGCGCAGGTCGCCGGACTGATGGGACGCACAGGCTGGCGGTACGGCCCGTTCGCGCGTTCGCGCCTGCTGCACGCGGGAATGAGCGTCGCGCTCGTCTACTTGCTCTGGCCCTGGCTTTACGGAGGCTGA